From a region of the Spelaeicoccus albus genome:
- a CDS encoding ABC transporter family substrate-binding protein gives MKKKRLLALGAAFVAGAVALSGCSSPKSNDNGGIKNTKTVNVMWNQAFYSANQNTGNGNAVANMIILYMMNDQSYYYNKDLKLQPNTSFGSMKKVSDKPLKVKYTIADTAKWSDGTPVTAADYVLTWAALGGKYNTVSADKGVNKDGSAKKQAGSNVFFNSSDPGMALVKDMPKVSSDKKSFTITYDKPFVDWKTELLSPAVPAHVVAEHALGVKDATKADDAMMKAFKSDDKAKLAKVANFYNTGFDFKSMPKDKSLLVGSGPFKISAFKANQYITLKKNKNYEGSHKPKVDKITVRYSGDPMSNVQALQNGEVDMIQPQSTPDVVKALKKLNNVNMATGDDSTYEHVDMAQNNGGPFDPKSYGGDKDKARMVRQAFMDTIPRQQIVDKLIKPLVPDAKVRNSFMVTPGAPGYDEVVKMNGMAKADKVDIAAAKKLLKQAGNAHPKVRMMFDKTNPRRQSEYELIAQSAKKAGFKMVNASDPDWGNLLQQTSKYDAALFGWQATSTAVSGNVAAYKTNGQNNFYGYSNKKVDNLFSKLLVNTDQAKTPKILGQVEKQLVDDAFGDVIFQFPQVTAWNKKLQNVSSISLAPTMFWNFWKWDVK, from the coding sequence TTGAAAAAGAAGCGCTTACTAGCGTTGGGTGCGGCTTTCGTCGCCGGCGCGGTCGCACTGAGTGGCTGCTCATCACCCAAGAGCAACGACAATGGCGGTATCAAAAACACCAAGACTGTCAACGTCATGTGGAACCAGGCGTTCTACTCGGCCAACCAAAACACCGGCAACGGCAATGCGGTGGCCAACATGATCATTTTGTACATGATGAATGACCAGTCGTACTACTACAACAAGGACCTGAAGCTTCAGCCGAACACGTCGTTCGGTTCGATGAAGAAGGTTTCGGACAAGCCGCTGAAGGTCAAGTACACGATTGCCGATACGGCGAAGTGGTCGGACGGCACTCCCGTCACCGCTGCAGATTATGTGTTGACGTGGGCGGCCCTCGGCGGTAAATACAACACCGTCTCGGCCGATAAAGGCGTCAATAAGGATGGCTCGGCAAAGAAGCAGGCCGGCTCGAACGTATTTTTCAACTCGAGCGACCCCGGCATGGCTTTGGTGAAAGACATGCCAAAGGTCAGCTCGGACAAGAAGTCGTTCACCATCACGTATGACAAGCCGTTCGTGGACTGGAAGACCGAGCTACTCAGTCCGGCAGTTCCGGCGCACGTTGTGGCCGAACATGCTCTTGGTGTCAAAGACGCGACCAAAGCGGACGATGCCATGATGAAGGCGTTCAAGTCCGACGACAAGGCAAAACTGGCTAAAGTTGCCAACTTCTACAACACGGGCTTCGACTTCAAGTCGATGCCAAAGGACAAGTCGTTGCTTGTCGGATCGGGCCCGTTCAAGATCTCGGCGTTCAAGGCCAACCAGTACATTACGCTGAAGAAGAACAAGAACTACGAAGGTTCGCACAAGCCGAAGGTCGACAAGATCACGGTTCGCTACAGCGGTGACCCGATGTCGAACGTGCAGGCCTTGCAAAACGGCGAAGTCGACATGATTCAGCCGCAGTCGACGCCGGACGTCGTCAAGGCGTTGAAGAAGCTCAACAACGTGAATATGGCGACCGGCGATGATTCGACGTACGAGCATGTCGATATGGCCCAAAACAACGGTGGCCCGTTCGACCCCAAGTCGTACGGCGGCGATAAGGACAAGGCGCGCATGGTTCGCCAGGCCTTCATGGACACGATCCCGCGTCAGCAGATCGTGGACAAGCTGATCAAGCCGTTGGTGCCGGACGCCAAGGTGCGTAACTCGTTCATGGTGACGCCGGGCGCACCGGGCTACGACGAAGTCGTGAAGATGAACGGCATGGCGAAGGCCGACAAGGTCGACATTGCGGCGGCCAAGAAGCTGCTGAAACAGGCCGGCAATGCTCACCCCAAGGTGCGCATGATGTTCGACAAGACGAACCCGCGTCGTCAAAGCGAATACGAGCTGATCGCCCAGTCGGCCAAGAAGGCCGGCTTCAAGATGGTCAACGCATCGGATCCCGACTGGGGTAATCTGCTGCAGCAGACCAGCAAGTACGACGCCGCGCTGTTCGGCTGGCAGGCGACGTCGACGGCAGTCAGCGGCAACGTTGCAGCGTACAAGACGAATGGTCAGAACAACTTCTACGGCTACTCGAACAAGAAGGTCGACAACTTGTTCAGCAAATTGCTGGTGAACACCGACCAGGCCAAGACCCCCAAGATTCTGGGACAGGTGGAAAAGCAGTTGGTCGATGACGCCTTCGGTGACGTCATTTTCCAGTTCCCGCAGGTCACTGCCTGGAATAAGAAGCTTCAGAACGTCAGCAGCATCTCGCTGGCTCCGACGATGTT
- a CDS encoding PH domain-containing protein: MTFRRISGHATIVVAGIIAALALLTIVQVSGWYGLVHLGALPLLFAALVWAVIERPFVRVTDSGVDIGNILRRIHVPWKTLTELGFRRGLTAITASGTYTAVAVPAPKKQPVGNTLSSSGSPYGDTFTPGSTEASLSAQIPAESLIADSDPVNRLPGHTLSGAAASAANRWSKFKTQRGDAASTGDAKPITAWNKDVLTVCGVLIVLAVIGLATLG, translated from the coding sequence GTGACATTTCGCAGAATTTCCGGGCACGCAACAATCGTGGTGGCCGGAATCATCGCGGCGCTGGCGTTATTGACGATTGTGCAGGTGAGCGGCTGGTACGGGCTTGTCCACCTCGGCGCGTTGCCGCTCCTCTTTGCCGCACTGGTGTGGGCAGTGATCGAACGGCCGTTCGTCCGCGTGACCGACTCCGGTGTCGATATCGGCAATATTCTCCGCCGCATTCACGTGCCGTGGAAGACGCTCACCGAACTCGGTTTCCGCCGCGGACTGACAGCCATCACCGCCTCCGGCACGTACACCGCAGTCGCCGTCCCGGCACCAAAGAAGCAGCCGGTCGGCAATACGCTCAGCAGCAGCGGCAGCCCGTATGGGGACACCTTTACTCCGGGAAGTACCGAGGCAAGCCTCTCCGCTCAAATACCCGCCGAAAGCTTGATCGCCGATTCCGATCCAGTCAATCGCCTGCCCGGTCATACCTTGAGCGGTGCCGCGGCTTCGGCGGCAAACCGCTGGAGCAAGTTCAAAACACAGCGCGGGGATGCCGCTTCGACCGGCGACGCGAAGCCGATCACCGCCTGGAACAAGGACGTGCTGACCGTGTGCGGCGTCCTGATAGTGCTGGCAGTGATCGGTCTGGCGACGCTCGGTTAG
- a CDS encoding PH domain-containing protein, whose product MGEVETFRSTSGRVLSIGSAATAVAVLVTIAVSDGVPGLLHYGAIPLLFAALVWAIFDRPFLRVSDGGIDIGNIARLVHIPWPSVTDLELRWGLRVVTSFGKYTAWSVPAPKRPSLGSTLAGGTSVMQQKASQSAASLLDKNSQKRRTDSVESEAAVSASKRWESLKDAGHLDNPRLDDAKPTTTWHKDVVSICGILIVLTAIGLATRS is encoded by the coding sequence ATGGGCGAAGTCGAGACTTTTCGCAGCACGTCCGGCCGGGTGCTGTCCATCGGATCGGCGGCCACGGCCGTCGCCGTCCTCGTGACTATCGCAGTCTCGGACGGCGTGCCGGGGCTGTTGCACTACGGAGCCATACCGCTGCTCTTCGCTGCGTTGGTCTGGGCCATCTTTGACAGACCCTTCCTTCGTGTCTCCGACGGCGGAATCGACATCGGAAATATCGCGCGACTGGTCCACATTCCGTGGCCATCGGTCACCGACCTCGAACTGAGATGGGGGCTTCGGGTCGTGACAAGCTTTGGCAAGTACACGGCTTGGTCGGTTCCGGCGCCGAAACGGCCGTCGCTGGGCAGCACTCTTGCCGGTGGGACGAGCGTCATGCAGCAAAAGGCCTCACAATCGGCAGCGAGCTTACTGGACAAAAATTCGCAGAAGAGACGAACCGACAGCGTTGAAAGCGAAGCCGCCGTATCCGCGTCAAAGCGCTGGGAGAGTCTCAAAGACGCGGGCCATCTCGACAACCCGCGTCTTGACGATGCGAAGCCGACAACGACCTGGCACAAGGACGTCGTGAGCATATGCGGCATTTTGATAGTCCTGACTGCGATAGGACTTGCAACCAGGAGTTAG